From Bombyx mori chromosome 3, ASM3026992v2, the proteins below share one genomic window:
- the LOC101743329 gene encoding carboxypeptidase B translates to KVARKDARFQIWEVKCLKEGQRIFVKSLDTKGAINVCKERHSAMDVIVEGTRTMQVEKLLRERDISFDVVTNDITSLVGPPRRVRSPVLSPRMRSPIKKSLDWKDFYPLNVIYDFLDALERQYPSICTVTVIGNTVEGRDVKMLKISNSNARNTAVWLDGTIHAREWISTSVVTYIADHIARSFNTLPDYITNKDWFFVPVVNPDGYYHTHTVDRMWRKNRARFGNTITGVDLNRNFGLNWGRNGNTECASGDPNHLNYRGTEAFSEPETAAIKDIILYSGVPFKIFLTFHAYSELISFPWCYTSDPCPDYVNLLEGGTAMAKAIYETSGRMYKVGNFKDIMYYASGTSIDWSYGTARIPFTYLIELRSKKDRFLLPKEEIQDCCKEVLNGVKALAEFVDKKKCRNCNVHFKKNPQ, encoded by the exons AAAGTGGCACGTAAGGACGCGAGATTTCAAATATGGGAGGTAAAATGCTTAAAAGAAGGTCAAAGGATATTTGTAAAGAGCTTAGACACCAAGGGCG CTATCAACGTATGCAAAGAACGTCACAGTGCAATGGATGTGATAGTGGAGGGTACCCGTACAATGCAAGTAGAAAAACTACTAAGAGAAAGAGACATATCCTTCGACGTGGTGACGAATGATATTACGTCACTAGTGGGTCCACCTCGTCGTGTCCGAAGTCCTGTGTTGTCACCGCGTATGCGTTCACCAATTA AAAAAAGTCTCGACTGGAAAGATTTTTACCCTTTGAATGTTATTTACGATTTCCTCGATGCGTTAGAGCGCCAATACCCGTCGATTTGCACGGTAACCGTTATTGGCAATACAGTGGAAGGCAGGGATGTCAAG ATGTTGAAAATTTCAAATAGTAACGCCAGAAATACAGCTGTTTGGCTGGACGGGACAATACACGCTAGAGAGTGGATCAGTACGTCAGTCGTAACGTACATAGCCGATCATATCGCTAGAAGTTTTAATACGCTACCTGATTATATCACTAATAAGGACTG GTTTTTCGTTCCTGTGGTAAATCCGGACGGCTACTATCATACGCATACGGTCGATCGAATGTGGCGAAAGAATAGAGCTCGATTTGGAAATACCATTACTGGTGTTGATTTGAATAGAAATTTCGG ACTAAACTGGGGTAGGAATGGTAATACAGAATGTGCCTCGGGAGATCCGAATCATTTAAACTATCGTGGAACTGAAGCATTTTCTGAACCAGAAACGGCAGCTATTAAG GACATCATTTTGTATTCGGGGGTACCTTTCAAAATATTTCTAACATTTCACGCATACAGTGAACTAATATCATTTCCATGGTGCTATACCTCGGATCCTTGTCCGGATTACGTTAATTTATTGGAAGGAGGTACCGCCATGGCTAAG GCTATTTATGAGACGAGTGGCCGAATGTACAAAGTCGGTAATTTTAAAGATATCATGTACTACGCAAGTGGTACAAGCATAGATTGGAGCTACGGAACTGCTCGTATACCATTTACGTACCTAATCGAATTGAGAAGTAAAAAGGATAGATTTTTACTACCCAAAGAAGAAATTCAAGATTGCTGTAAAGAGGTGCTGAACGGGGTCAAGGCATTAGCCGAGTTCGTCGACAAAAAGAAATGTCGCAATTGCAATGTTCATTTCAAAAAGAACCCACAGTGA